The following are from one region of the Rhizobium sullae genome:
- a CDS encoding SDR family oxidoreductase has translation MPKTWFITGASSGLGLEMTQQLLAQGHTVVATVRQPGSLTRVRQTYGERLDIVALDLVQPKSIRSAVEGAFKRHGRIDVVVSNAGYGLFGAAEELTDEEIDRQIATNLTGSIHLIRAALPLLRKQGEGRIVQVSSEGGQIAYPGFSLYHATKWGIEGFVESVAHEVAPFGVDFIIAEPGPTGTNFGANLVRAEPMGAYEDTPAGAVRRAIGDGSFEIKGDAARTAAAILSAAESATPPLRLALGSTAYSSISQALSARLSAIEAQREVANSADRQDL, from the coding sequence ATGCCAAAGACATGGTTCATCACCGGCGCTTCTTCGGGACTCGGCTTGGAGATGACGCAGCAACTGCTTGCACAGGGACATACGGTCGTCGCGACCGTTCGCCAGCCAGGGTCACTGACGCGAGTCCGGCAGACTTACGGCGAGCGTTTGGACATCGTTGCGCTCGATCTGGTCCAGCCCAAGAGCATTAGGTCGGCTGTCGAAGGCGCCTTCAAGCGTCACGGTCGGATAGACGTCGTCGTCAGCAATGCAGGCTACGGCCTGTTCGGTGCTGCGGAAGAGCTCACTGATGAAGAGATCGACCGGCAAATTGCCACCAACCTGACGGGATCCATTCATCTGATCCGTGCCGCATTGCCCCTTTTGCGAAAACAAGGCGAGGGGCGGATCGTCCAGGTCTCGTCCGAAGGGGGGCAGATCGCCTATCCGGGCTTCAGCCTCTATCATGCCACCAAGTGGGGCATCGAGGGCTTCGTCGAATCCGTCGCACACGAAGTGGCGCCTTTCGGTGTCGACTTCATCATCGCCGAACCGGGGCCGACCGGCACGAATTTTGGAGCCAATCTCGTCCGTGCAGAACCCATGGGCGCCTATGAGGACACCCCCGCCGGCGCTGTTCGCCGCGCGATCGGCGATGGAAGCTTCGAAATCAAGGGAGATGCCGCGCGCACCGCCGCCGCAATCCTATCGGCGGCCGAGAGCGCAACGCCGCCATTGCGGCTGGCATTGGGCAGCACGGCCTATTCCTCTATCTCACAGGCGCTCTCGGCACGCCTGTCCGCTATCGAGGCGCAGCGGGAAGTGGCGAATTCCGCCGATCGGCAGGACCTGTGA
- a CDS encoding TetR/AcrR family transcriptional regulator, with the protein MQNDVSTYAGHTEPTPRLRGRPREFDRVAALAAATRLFWIKGYEATSIADLTETMGIGTKSLYAAFGSKDALYAEALKYYYTTYEGLVWTRFRKASTAREAALVFLQDSAVAMTGGDCDLPHGCMATLASVGSEGHSELGDLMRATRAGGFDLLKARFDRAISDGDLMATTDTTKLARFIQTVQSGMAIRARDGADRAELQAVAEIAISGWDHVASVVDYA; encoded by the coding sequence ATGCAAAATGATGTTTCGACCTATGCCGGCCATACAGAGCCAACCCCGCGTTTGCGGGGGCGACCGCGGGAATTCGACCGTGTTGCCGCACTCGCCGCCGCGACCAGACTCTTCTGGATCAAGGGTTACGAGGCGACTTCGATCGCTGATCTGACCGAGACGATGGGGATCGGGACCAAAAGCCTTTATGCGGCCTTTGGCTCGAAGGATGCGCTCTATGCGGAGGCGCTCAAATATTATTACACAACCTACGAAGGCTTGGTCTGGACACGCTTCAGGAAGGCTTCGACCGCGAGAGAGGCGGCGCTGGTATTTCTTCAGGATTCGGCGGTCGCCATGACCGGTGGAGATTGCGATCTGCCGCACGGATGCATGGCGACTCTTGCGTCCGTCGGTAGCGAAGGGCATTCCGAACTGGGCGACCTCATGCGTGCGACACGTGCAGGCGGTTTCGATCTTCTGAAGGCGCGTTTCGATAGGGCGATCAGCGATGGCGACCTCATGGCCACGACAGACACCACCAAACTGGCAAGGTTCATACAGACCGTCCAAAGCGGGATGGCGATCCGCGCTCGCGATGGAGCCGATCGTGCCGAACTTCAGGCCGTGGCAGAGATTGCGATATCCGGCTGGGACCATGTCGCCAGCGTTGTCGATTATGCATGA
- a CDS encoding LysR family transcriptional regulator, which produces MNPLRLDSFDVFVAIVRCGGFRAAALERGVSSSALSQTMNALEEALGIRLLNRTTRSVFPTEAGQRLLERLAPALGDIRLAIAEVDELRDSPSGTLRINAPAPAVDHFLCPLVFNFLDAYQEVKIEIISDAAVIDIVEQGFDAGVRFGKQLAQDMIALPLGPALRYAIVASPDYIGRWGQPQTPHELVNHDCVRRRFPGGTLVTWQFDEAGEEIEVTPTGRLTVSSAHNELQAALAGRGIAHVLDDYAKPHIQTGRLVELLTDWSPTLPHWFLYYPSRRLPSAAMRAFLDYMRSYDWQARG; this is translated from the coding sequence ATGAACCCTCTTCGTCTGGACAGCTTCGACGTTTTCGTGGCCATCGTGCGTTGCGGCGGTTTCCGCGCGGCAGCGCTTGAGCGAGGGGTCTCTTCATCGGCCTTGAGCCAAACGATGAACGCCCTGGAAGAGGCTCTAGGTATCCGGCTCCTCAATCGAACGACGAGGAGCGTGTTCCCCACGGAGGCAGGCCAGCGCCTTCTTGAACGCCTGGCACCTGCATTGGGCGACATCAGGCTCGCCATCGCCGAGGTCGATGAACTGCGGGACAGCCCATCCGGCACGCTCAGGATCAACGCGCCCGCGCCGGCCGTCGATCATTTTCTCTGTCCGCTGGTGTTCAATTTCTTGGATGCCTATCAAGAGGTGAAAATCGAGATCATCAGCGATGCGGCCGTCATCGATATCGTGGAGCAGGGTTTCGATGCCGGTGTCAGGTTCGGCAAGCAGCTGGCGCAGGACATGATCGCGCTGCCGCTTGGCCCTGCACTTCGCTACGCCATCGTCGCTTCACCGGATTATATCGGAAGGTGGGGACAGCCGCAGACACCGCACGAACTTGTCAATCACGACTGTGTAAGACGTCGGTTCCCAGGCGGCACGCTCGTCACCTGGCAGTTCGACGAGGCGGGCGAAGAGATTGAAGTCACGCCAACGGGCCGATTGACGGTCAGCTCCGCCCATAACGAACTGCAAGCTGCGCTGGCAGGCAGAGGGATTGCCCATGTCTTGGATGACTACGCCAAGCCACATATCCAAACCGGCCGGCTGGTGGAGCTTCTCACCGACTGGAGCCCCACCTTACCGCACTGGTTTTTATACTACCCCAGCCGCCGCCTCCCGAGCGCCGCCATGCGCGCCTTTCTCGACTACATGCGGAGCTACGACTGGCAGGCCAGGGGATAA
- a CDS encoding MBL fold metallo-hydrolase, whose protein sequence is MLFNRRSMFKAGAAVTALALSTPQIMTRAAFAAAPPRPEVTNSGFHRFMLGKFEITVILDGMRTFDGPHPTFGADQSADEVASLMNANFLPSDRMIGQFNPVLVNTGTELILFDTGNGQEGREFGTGHLASRITASGYTPADVTIVAISHLHADHINGLMEGDRPAFSQARYVVSQAEWDFWAFTDFAGTPAAVHATAIQRKVLPLGGKMTFISAGASIAPGVTSMVAAGHTPGHMAFLLESAGRSLLLTGDTANHFVASLQKPDWEVSFDMDKGAAANSRKRIFGMLAAERIPFIGYHMPHPSAGYVEPFDTGFRFVPVSYQFLI, encoded by the coding sequence ATGCTCTTCAATCGTCGTTCCATGTTCAAGGCGGGAGCCGCCGTAACCGCGTTGGCGCTTTCAACGCCTCAAATCATGACCCGCGCCGCCTTCGCAGCCGCTCCACCAAGACCAGAGGTCACCAACAGCGGTTTCCATCGCTTCATGCTGGGCAAGTTCGAGATCACCGTCATCCTGGATGGCATGCGGACATTCGACGGACCTCATCCGACCTTCGGTGCCGATCAAAGTGCCGACGAGGTCGCATCCTTGATGAACGCCAACTTTTTGCCGTCGGATCGGATGATCGGGCAATTCAACCCGGTCCTGGTGAACACAGGCACCGAACTCATCCTCTTCGACACCGGCAACGGGCAGGAAGGCAGGGAGTTCGGAACCGGACACCTGGCGAGCCGTATCACAGCATCTGGCTATACGCCGGCCGATGTGACAATCGTCGCGATTTCTCATCTGCATGCCGACCACATCAACGGCCTCATGGAGGGCGACCGTCCGGCGTTCAGCCAGGCGCGATATGTCGTCAGCCAAGCGGAATGGGACTTCTGGGCTTTCACCGACTTTGCAGGAACGCCCGCCGCCGTGCATGCGACGGCCATCCAGAGAAAGGTCCTGCCCCTCGGGGGGAAAATGACTTTCATCAGCGCCGGCGCGTCGATTGCGCCGGGTGTGACGAGCATGGTGGCCGCCGGACACACGCCCGGTCACATGGCGTTCCTGCTGGAATCGGCAGGCCGCAGCCTGCTTTTGACCGGCGACACGGCGAACCATTTCGTCGCTTCCCTGCAGAAGCCGGATTGGGAAGTTTCTTTCGACATGGACAAGGGCGCTGCCGCCAACAGCCGCAAAAGGATATTCGGCATGCTGGCTGCCGAAAGAATTCCGTTTATCGGCTATCACATGCCTCATCCTTCAGCCGGCTACGTAGAGCCCTTCGATACGGGTTTCCGCTTCGTGCCGGTGAGCTATCAATTCCTGATCTGA
- a CDS encoding DUF1330 domain-containing protein has product MIKVTPADIERFLADDDDQPVVMLNLLRFKVDGGRQRYLEYLTMAGPIVSRYGAEIIFAGDGATALCAEPGQSWDAVALVRYPNRSAFANMIADPAYAVADPIRMSALEEAVLQPISTIQL; this is encoded by the coding sequence ATGATCAAAGTCACCCCCGCCGATATAGAGCGTTTCCTTGCCGACGATGACGATCAGCCTGTCGTGATGCTGAACCTGCTTCGGTTCAAAGTTGATGGCGGCAGGCAGCGCTACCTGGAATACCTCACCATGGCAGGGCCGATCGTAAGCCGGTATGGAGCAGAAATCATTTTCGCCGGCGATGGCGCGACTGCGCTTTGCGCCGAACCCGGTCAATCCTGGGATGCGGTGGCGCTGGTGCGCTATCCGAATCGGTCAGCCTTCGCGAACATGATTGCCGATCCTGCCTACGCCGTGGCCGATCCGATTCGGATGTCTGCTCTGGAAGAAGCGGTGCTGCAGCCTATCAGCACTATTCAGCTCTAG
- a CDS encoding MBL fold metallo-hydrolase, translating to MNAFTLNRRAVMLSAVAGASSMLIPGLAGSGAANAQATPAPAGNAGHYRFRVGDISATVLSDGVIGGPPRVYASDAPEAELQEVLRQAFLPADHMTLNLNTLLIETGGRRILIEAGAGKTMGPNGGQIFDNLAAVGLAPADIDAIVISHTHPDHVGNLRTAHGGKAFPRATVFVPKADWDFFVRTDPDLSYMPVPEEFRLRFAANIKNSLTPFMNDVELYEAGAEIVPGLTTIVASGHTPGMATFLVHSGSDQLLLTADLAYHPVVNVDRPWLPGPDRDKETALASRRRIFDRAAADRIPVLGFHFPFPGLGRILKTDGGYAWVPANWQF from the coding sequence ATGAATGCCTTCACCCTCAACAGACGCGCTGTCATGCTGTCCGCCGTCGCAGGCGCATCAAGCATGCTCATACCCGGCCTGGCCGGTTCCGGCGCAGCCAACGCCCAGGCCACGCCCGCGCCCGCTGGCAATGCCGGGCATTACCGCTTCCGCGTCGGGGACATCAGCGCGACAGTGTTGAGCGACGGCGTGATCGGTGGCCCGCCGCGCGTCTATGCAAGCGATGCGCCGGAAGCCGAGCTTCAGGAGGTCCTGCGGCAGGCTTTTCTTCCGGCCGATCACATGACACTCAACCTCAACACGCTGCTGATCGAAACCGGCGGCCGGCGCATTCTGATCGAAGCCGGAGCCGGCAAGACCATGGGCCCGAACGGCGGCCAGATCTTTGATAACCTCGCGGCTGTGGGCCTCGCGCCAGCGGACATCGACGCGATCGTTATCTCCCATACTCACCCTGATCACGTGGGTAACTTGAGAACCGCACATGGCGGCAAGGCCTTTCCCCGCGCCACGGTCTTTGTCCCGAAGGCGGACTGGGACTTCTTCGTCCGCACCGATCCGGATCTCTCCTACATGCCGGTGCCGGAGGAGTTCCGCCTGCGCTTCGCCGCAAACATCAAGAACAGCCTCACGCCGTTCATGAACGATGTGGAGCTTTACGAAGCCGGCGCCGAGATCGTGCCGGGCCTGACGACGATCGTCGCATCCGGACACACGCCGGGCATGGCTACCTTCCTGGTCCATTCCGGAAGCGATCAGTTGCTGCTGACGGCGGACCTGGCCTATCACCCCGTCGTCAACGTCGACAGGCCGTGGCTTCCAGGCCCGGACCGCGACAAGGAAACCGCTCTTGCCTCCCGTCGGCGCATCTTTGACAGGGCGGCCGCCGATCGTATCCCCGTGCTCGGCTTCCATTTTCCCTTCCCCGGCCTCGGCCGGATCTTGAAAACCGACGGCGGTTACGCCTGGGTCCCCGCCAACTGGCAGTTTTGA
- a CDS encoding SDR family NAD(P)-dependent oxidoreductase, with the protein MELLGKRALVNGGSRGIGAAIAIALAEKGADVAFTYQRSADRAASVVQTIEEKGRRGLAIQADSADPDAIHRAVGQTVDTLGGLDILVNSAAIGTAGMTADLALADLQAMLDVNVRAPVLFAQAAIPHLSSGGRIISIGSALAERVPFPGVTAYAMSKSALLSFTRGLSRELGPQGITVNLVLPGSTDTEMNPANGENADHQRSLTSLGRFGEPREVASAVAFLAGPGANLITGAVLSVDAGFNA; encoded by the coding sequence ATGGAATTGCTTGGAAAGCGTGCCCTGGTGAATGGCGGCTCCCGGGGTATAGGAGCCGCGATCGCGATTGCGCTCGCCGAGAAGGGCGCGGATGTCGCGTTCACCTATCAGCGCTCAGCAGACAGGGCTGCATCGGTGGTTCAGACTATCGAGGAAAAAGGACGGCGCGGGCTTGCCATTCAGGCCGACAGCGCCGACCCGGACGCCATCCATCGCGCCGTCGGCCAGACGGTCGACACCCTTGGAGGACTTGATATCCTCGTCAACAGCGCGGCCATCGGAACCGCCGGCATGACTGCGGATCTGGCGCTCGCCGACCTGCAGGCCATGCTTGACGTCAACGTTCGCGCGCCCGTCCTTTTCGCACAGGCGGCGATCCCGCATCTGTCATCCGGAGGCAGGATCATCTCGATCGGCTCCGCGCTTGCGGAGCGTGTTCCATTCCCAGGGGTGACGGCCTACGCCATGTCGAAGTCGGCACTTCTGTCGTTCACACGAGGCCTTTCGCGTGAACTTGGCCCTCAAGGTATTACGGTGAACCTCGTTCTGCCGGGATCGACCGATACGGAGATGAACCCTGCCAATGGCGAGAACGCCGATCATCAGCGGAGCCTCACGTCGCTCGGCCGTTTTGGCGAGCCACGCGAAGTCGCTAGCGCCGTCGCATTTCTGGCAGGTCCAGGTGCGAATCTGATTACGGGTGCGGTTCTCAGTGTGGATGCAGGCTTCAACGCGTGA
- a CDS encoding aldo/keto reductase yields the protein MDQSKINRRDFLGTMGAAATGLAFASQAAAQTQETNVASPTTGSNPDVLTRTLPRTGERVTALGLGTFLTFDLKPGDRRDALRQVFERYVAAGGRVVDTSPLYGSAEVSVGQFMGEFDGSDEIFLANKVWSTGEYLGDESHAMESFCQSRMRTWRDTINLMQCHSITNAPVVVPLMKAWKKEGLIRHVGVTHHESAAQDQLLAIVQRDDVDFIQTNYSIFNRDAERRLLPAAADKGVGVLINLPLEKARLMKVVEGHELPGFAAEFGATSWAQFFLKWVMAHPAVTSVLCGTSNPDHMSDNVQAMKGPLPDERMRARMVAHMETIPGFGSIGTMPWYPGKENMYAGLIREAQANAAQRLQP from the coding sequence ATGGACCAGTCAAAGATCAACAGGCGCGATTTCCTCGGCACGATGGGCGCGGCGGCGACAGGGCTGGCATTTGCCAGCCAAGCTGCGGCGCAAACCCAGGAAACGAATGTGGCGTCGCCAACAACTGGATCAAACCCGGACGTTCTTACCCGCACCTTGCCGCGGACCGGCGAAAGGGTCACGGCGCTGGGTCTCGGCACCTTCCTCACCTTCGACCTGAAGCCCGGTGACCGACGCGACGCTTTGCGTCAGGTCTTCGAGCGGTACGTCGCCGCAGGCGGCCGTGTGGTCGACACGTCGCCGCTTTACGGCTCGGCCGAGGTCAGCGTCGGCCAATTCATGGGAGAGTTCGACGGTTCGGACGAGATATTCCTCGCCAACAAGGTCTGGTCAACGGGAGAGTATCTCGGCGACGAAAGCCACGCGATGGAAAGCTTCTGCCAATCGCGCATGCGCACATGGCGCGACACGATCAATCTCATGCAATGCCACAGCATTACCAATGCGCCGGTCGTCGTCCCGCTCATGAAGGCCTGGAAGAAGGAAGGCCTCATACGCCATGTCGGCGTGACCCACCACGAGTCGGCGGCGCAGGACCAGCTCCTGGCGATCGTCCAACGCGATGATGTCGACTTCATCCAGACGAACTACTCGATCTTCAACCGCGACGCCGAACGCCGTCTTCTTCCCGCTGCGGCCGACAAGGGCGTCGGCGTGCTGATCAATCTGCCGCTCGAAAAGGCCCGCCTGATGAAGGTGGTCGAGGGCCATGAGCTTCCCGGTTTTGCAGCCGAGTTCGGAGCGACGAGTTGGGCGCAGTTCTTCCTGAAATGGGTCATGGCGCATCCTGCCGTCACGAGCGTACTCTGCGGCACGTCCAACCCCGACCACATGAGCGACAATGTCCAGGCGATGAAGGGCCCGCTTCCCGATGAGCGGATGCGTGCCCGCATGGTCGCACATATGGAAACGATTCCCGGCTTTGGGTCCATTGGCACGATGCCGTGGTATCCCGGCAAGGAGAATATGTATGCCGGTCTTATCCGGGAGGCGCAGGCTAACGCCGCGCAACGCCTGCAGCCTTAA
- a CDS encoding lipocalin-like domain-containing protein — MSIRPAILALAVSISSSAFAQTATENQIVGTWRMMSATIDPGGKNIAAYGEKPNGLLVFTPDMHFVEVLTDAEIPPFASNVRGEGTDDENRTAMARSIGFFGTYTVDEKGEFSGNRVEGSTFPNWIGSVRTRDDLTLVVDGDRMTENFRRPDGTRIRIEFQRVK; from the coding sequence ATGTCCATCCGACCAGCCATTTTGGCGCTCGCCGTCAGCATTTCGTCGTCTGCCTTCGCGCAGACCGCCACAGAAAACCAGATCGTAGGCACCTGGCGCATGATGTCGGCGACGATCGACCCCGGCGGGAAAAATATCGCCGCCTATGGAGAGAAGCCTAACGGTCTTCTCGTCTTCACGCCCGACATGCACTTCGTGGAGGTTCTGACCGACGCCGAGATCCCGCCGTTTGCTTCCAATGTTCGTGGTGAGGGAACGGACGATGAAAATCGCACGGCCATGGCGCGCAGCATCGGGTTTTTCGGAACCTACACCGTTGATGAGAAGGGCGAATTCAGCGGAAACCGTGTCGAGGGATCGACATTCCCGAACTGGATCGGCAGCGTGCGAACACGTGATGATCTCACGCTCGTCGTCGATGGCGACCGTATGACCGAAAATTTCCGGCGACCGGACGGGACCAGAATCAGGATCGAATTCCAGCGCGTGAAATGA
- a CDS encoding AraC family transcriptional regulator, with protein MDPFLDLIRLLHPRAALLGRGIDATGDWGITFPALGDLLFLWLEDGTCQLIRPGCDPLPLNKGDFVLLRTTLSFTLTSNRDVEPLDSVAAVAAKQPGRLRLGFGQERPISLHMGKFLFSTANEDLLTGLLPPLVQVPSHSPKLHRLHNLLTLMESEGRDPGPAGEFIIARLVELALVEILRMPASRLPGQTTDPAKRGLLAGLRDPVAGKAIRAMHADVGQEWTVDSLARLCGVSRSTFATRFHAVVGVSPISYLLRWRIALAKEALGSGTARIEEVAFSIGYKSGSAFSTAFSRAVGCSPRQFAENSARYA; from the coding sequence ATGGATCCTTTTCTTGATCTCATCCGGCTCCTCCACCCCAGAGCTGCTCTGTTGGGTCGCGGCATCGATGCCACTGGTGATTGGGGCATAACCTTTCCAGCGCTGGGAGACCTGTTGTTTCTCTGGTTAGAAGACGGCACTTGCCAGTTGATACGACCTGGTTGCGATCCGCTGCCGCTGAACAAGGGCGACTTCGTGCTGCTGCGGACAACGCTTTCCTTCACGCTGACCTCAAATAGGGACGTAGAGCCATTGGACAGCGTCGCGGCGGTGGCCGCCAAACAGCCGGGACGGTTGAGACTGGGCTTCGGTCAGGAAAGACCGATTTCTCTTCACATGGGCAAATTCCTGTTCTCGACCGCCAACGAGGATCTCTTGACGGGGCTTCTTCCGCCCCTCGTTCAGGTTCCCTCTCACTCGCCCAAACTCCACCGGCTTCACAACCTACTCACGCTGATGGAATCCGAAGGCCGCGACCCTGGACCGGCCGGCGAGTTCATCATCGCCCGTCTCGTTGAGTTGGCGCTGGTCGAAATTCTCAGGATGCCTGCTTCGCGCCTTCCGGGACAGACTACCGATCCCGCCAAGCGCGGCCTTCTCGCCGGCCTTCGAGACCCGGTTGCTGGCAAGGCAATTCGTGCCATGCACGCAGATGTTGGGCAAGAATGGACGGTCGATTCGCTGGCGAGGCTTTGCGGTGTCTCGCGCTCGACCTTCGCCACGCGCTTTCATGCCGTCGTCGGGGTCAGTCCGATCTCCTACCTCTTGCGGTGGCGGATAGCGCTTGCCAAGGAGGCGCTCGGGTCTGGAACGGCAAGGATAGAGGAAGTCGCCTTTTCCATTGGCTATAAGTCGGGGAGCGCTTTCAGCACCGCCTTTTCACGCGCTGTCGGCTGTTCGCCGAGGCAGTTCGCTGAAAACTCGGCCCGCTACGCATAA
- a CDS encoding dioxygenase family protein has product MSSTRRSLLTVFLTLPLIEAARTRAFAQAAPELPLTPACDDGDEPTLEREAGPFFRPNSPLNRDLYPDAPGGERITVAGFVFDNRCRPLAGSLVEVWQADEKGDYDSVGFRLRGHQFTDTQGRWWFNTIVPALYPGRTRHFHFKVQRPGGRVLTTQLYFPGEPGNAGDRLFDEALLLDIRQTDDGRFGRFDFVT; this is encoded by the coding sequence TTGTCCTCCACCAGACGCTCGCTTCTGACTGTCTTTCTGACGCTGCCTCTCATTGAGGCTGCAAGAACGAGGGCGTTTGCGCAGGCCGCTCCCGAGCTGCCGCTCACCCCCGCATGTGACGATGGAGACGAACCGACCCTGGAACGGGAAGCCGGTCCCTTCTTCAGGCCGAACTCACCGCTCAACCGGGATCTCTATCCGGATGCACCCGGAGGCGAGCGAATAACCGTCGCCGGCTTCGTCTTCGACAATCGCTGCCGGCCTTTAGCCGGCAGCCTCGTCGAGGTCTGGCAAGCCGATGAGAAAGGCGACTATGACAGCGTGGGGTTCCGCCTGCGCGGACACCAGTTCACCGACACGCAGGGGCGGTGGTGGTTCAACACCATCGTACCCGCGCTTTATCCCGGCCGAACGCGCCATTTTCATTTCAAGGTCCAGCGTCCGGGTGGGCGCGTTCTCACCACCCAGCTCTATTTCCCCGGAGAGCCCGGAAATGCCGGAGACAGGTTGTTTGACGAGGCGCTGCTCCTCGACATCAGGCAAACCGATGACGGAAGGTTCGGACGGTTTGATTTCGTGACGTAA